The genomic region CCCGGCCACCTGTCCGCCCATTATGATACCGGACTGTTTTGAGAAAATAAGCTTGATCTTGACCTGCGAAACGTCCGGCATGGCCGCCGGGTGCTTGTCCATCACCTCAACGGAACCGGCCACGATCTCGAAACCCTCTCTGCGGGCGGAACCTTCGGTAAGACCCGCGGACCCGAGAACCAAACCATCAACATATGTCGAATAGATCGCTATGGTCCCCTTGTTCTCCCTCACCACTTTAAGCCTGTAAAGATTGGCTCCGGCGATCCTCGCCTCGGCCGTCGCCGTGGAAGCCAGCATGACGGGCGTCACCTTGCGAGTATAAAAGTCGCGCTTTCCCGCGCAATCGCCGACCGCGAAAATATCCGGGTCTACCGTTCTCATGTATTCGTCCACCCATATGCCTTTACTGTGTCCCAGTTCCAGCCCGGCATCCACCGCAAGGGCCGTGTTGGGGAAAGCCCCGATACCGAGTATGACCGCATCGACCGGGACCTCATCCCCGTTAGAGAAAATGGCCTTTTCGACCTTTCCCTCGCCGGTGAATTCGTCAACACGAACATCGGTGAGAACGTTAACCCCTTTGGCTTCAAGCCTTGTCCTGGCCATCCCGGAAAATTCAGGATCGAAGGAATTGGCGAGTATATCGGGCAGCATCTCCACAAGATGCACATTCAATCCCTCCATGGATGAGAGCTCGTCCGCGAATTCCACCCCGATAAAACCGCCGCCCACTATCAGGACGTTCTTCGCTTTTTTGATATCCTCTATGGAAAGCTTCAGATACTCCATGTCCTTGTGTATGGGGTAGATGCCTTTTTTGTCGACGCCTTCGATCGGCGGTATTATGGGAGATGATCCCGTCGCCAGGATAAGCTTTTCATAGAAGCATTCATTCCCGCTTTTGGTGGCGACCTTCCTGGCGGGGCGGTCTATCCGGATCGCCTCGTCTATGACGACGTCTATCTTATTTTTTTCAAGCGACGCGGTACCCAGCTTATTCTCTTCGGGGCTGTTCAGGCTGGCGAACATGTAAGGTATCCCGCAGGGAACGACGCCCTGTTCTATGTTTTTCATGACGGTGATCTTTTTGCCGGGATAATATTTTCTCGCGGTCACGCCGCACACTATCCCCGCCGGACCCGCGCCAACTATCAGAATATCGGTTTCTACGCTCATTTCGGTCTCTCCTTCTAAAGGGTTATTCAACAATCGTTCTTCCTGTAAGATGCCCGCACCAGTACCTGAAGGTACGGGTGTTATCAAAAAGCGGCGGATCAAAAGGTTCTTATTGTTCCTTGACCATTGACGCGCCACATTTGGGACATTTGACGTTATAACAGGGAACACCCGCCTGATGCGGCATGCTCAATTTGCAGCTGGGGCACAGGCAGTTGCCTCCCGGACCGCTGCCGGGACGGTTACCGCCCATCCTGCCTCTTGCACCTCGTCCCATTCCTCTTCCTGTTCCGGGCCCCTGCCCGAAAGGACCGGTTCCGTCTCCAAGTGGCATTTTTACCTCCTTCTCATGAAACAGTAATAGCCCCCATCGGGCATACATCCACGCAGGCTCCACACCCGATACATTCCTCGCCGACCACGGCTTTATCATTCTCCATTATTATCGCGTTGACCGGACACGAATCGACACAAGCACTGCAACCGGTACATTTGTCGAGGTCGACCTTGGCTATCATTGTTCTCTCCTTTCCGGGCGATCAGCCCATACCGAATTTAGAATCTACACTGGCATCGTCAACGGGTTTCAGCCCGCCGTTTTTGTATTTTTGGACGGCCTCTTTAACTGTCCCCGAAACGCCCGCGTAAATATCTATCCCGCCGGCCTTCAAGGTCCGGAACGCGTTCGGCCCCACGTTGCCGGTAAGCACGGCCTTGACCTTCTTCTCGGACATAAGCTGTCCGGACTGCACGCCGACACCGCCCATCCCGGTCACGTTCGGGTTCTGGACAGCTTCAAAGTCCATGGTTTCCGTATCGACGATCATAAAATACGGGCACCTTCCGAATCTCGGATCGACCTGTGAATCCAGTGTGTCCGCCTGTGAAGTAACGCATATCCTCATAGATTTCCTCCTTGTCATTATCTTTCTTCTTCGGGATGGTCACACTCGGTCTTGTCAAGCCCGTATCCCTTGCCGCCCCCGGGCCTGCACAAGCTTTCCCCGCCTTCCAGGGTACCGGTGAGAATGCTTTTTATGACCTCTTCCACTGGACCGCTCACGCCCACTAACGTCTCGATACCCTGCCGGGCGAACAGGTCCATCGCGTTGCGCCCCATACCGCCGGCAATAATGCTCTCGACGCCTTTTTCATGCAAAAAACGGGGCAGGAAACCCGGGTGGTGCCCTGGATTGGCAAGTTCCTCTTTCTTGATAAGCTCGCCTTCTTCCACGTCAATAATGGTGAAAGAAGGACACCTTCCGAAATGAGCGGATACTTTCCCGCTATCGGTAGAAATAGCTATTCGCATATTATCCTCCCGCTCAGAAAAAAAAGCGGGGATAAGCTCTTATTCCCCGCCTTTATCCCTGCTATTTTTTTTCGTTTTCCCTGGCTTTTTCCAATGTGCTGATACGGTCCTGGATATCCTCAAGCTCCCGCTTGAGATTTTCAGCCTGGTCCATCAGCATCTCTTTCTCCTCTTCGGCCGTAGGCTCCGAAGGATAAGGTTCCCCGTAGGCGGGATAACCGTATGAGGCCCTCTGCCACCCGGGCATACCCGTAGCATAATACCAGTTGCGCCATCCGCGGCCGCCCCCGCGACCTCTTCCGTACGCAGACCAGCCTCTGCCGCGCCCGCTGTATCCGCTTCCGGGTACGGGATTCACGTAACCGGGCGTAGAATAACCCGCACAGTAACCGGCACCTCTTCCTGTCATTGGACCTAAGCCCCTTGGGCCTGTTCTGTCACCACCTGGCATAATACACCTCCTTATTTTCATTTGTTCCGGGACACGAGGGCACCCGGATCATTCCTTATTTTTACATCTATCACAGAGTCCGTAGAACTGAAATACGTGGTTCTTTATATCGAAATTGTATTTTTCAGACAGGCCTTTTTCGGCCCTTTTCAAAAATTCAAGCTCCTCGTCAATGAACTCCGAGTAATTTATGACCCTTTTGCACCGGGTGCATATAAGATGGTGATGATGGTCCTCTTTGGGATCGGAAACAAGCTCGTACCTGGCTCTTCCGTCGCCGAAATCGAATTTCGAGACCAGCCCCATCTCTGTCAATAGCTCAAGGGTCCTGTACACCGTCGTAAGACCCACCTGGGGGTAAAGATTATGCACTTCCATATATATATCTTCCGCGCTAAGATGCTTTTTCGTCCTGTGGAGGACTTCCATTATCGCTTTTCTGGGTATGGTTATCCTGTACCCCAACCCCTTGAACCTTCTGTGCCAGTTTGCTCTGCCGAACCTTCTTCTTTCGGGCATATTTATCACCTTTCTTATTGATAATGATTTCCATTATCAATTATAGTCCATTTTTTACTGTTTGTCAATAGGATTTTTATTTGCATCATTTAGTATTATAGTAAGTGATAAGCTGGACTGACCGGTACTTTCCCGATCCGGGAAAAATAGCAGTAGATCCCCTCTGCCCGAGAAGCCTTTAGCAGGACTTTACCGCCGAATAGAACTTCTTGAAAACGTCCTGTTTGCCGATAATACCGACAAGTTTCCCTTTTTCCAGGACGGGTATGGTGTGCTGGTTCTTGTATTTCATAAGGACGATTATCTCATCTAGCGTAGTATCCTTGGTTATGGTGTTGACCTCGACGCTCATCGCGAAATTGACCGGGGGGATCACGCCCTTTTTATTGTTGTCGAACGTCACGTCCCCGGACTTGACCATGTCCATTACCATGAACAGATCGTTCTCGGTTATTATCCCCTGTATCTTGCCTCCCCTGGAGACAACGGGGATGCCGCTTATCCTGTTCTTTATCATCAGGTCCGCGGCCTTGTAAAGGTCCTCGTTACGGCCTATGGTGATAACTTCTTCTGTCATCATGTCCCTGGCTTTTATTTTCTTGATCTTCTTGTCAAGGGTCTTGAGTTTATTATTAAAATCCTTTTTCATGGTAAAGCCTCCTTAACCTATTAGATAGCGCCTTTACATCCTGTCCACGTTGACCTGGCCCTTTTTCTCAAGGATCTCTTCGGCCCTTTTCTTGAGAACGTCCACTTTTGAGGGTTTTTCGAAAAAATCCTCCACGCCCAGTTTTTCCACGACCTTCTTTATCCCGGGCTTGTTCGAGGTCATAAGTATCGGTATCTTGGAAAGCCCCTTGTTCTTCTTCACCGCTTTGATGAACCCGAAACCGTCCATCTCCCCCTGAAGATTACTGGAGACTATCAGAAGGTCCACCCATTCCCTTTTAAGCTCCTCAAGCGCCTTCTGCCCTGTCTGCTGGGCGTCGACCACGTATCCGGCATCCCTGAGCTGCGTTTGCAGTACTTTTGAAAATGTCAGATCCCCTTCTACAATAAGTATCTTACCGGTTTTCATGTCTGCCTCCAATTCGAGCGTGCTTTCACAGTTTCATCCGGGTCTCTCCTCCGGGCTTAAGGGTTCTTTCTCTTCCCGCCACCCTGAAGGTTAGACCCTTGGTGCGTGACTTGCGCGTCTCTATCTTTATTTTAACACTTTTCTTTGAAACGATTAACCTGACCTTTAGCCCCCTTATCAGCATCCTGAAATCCATCTTATCCCAGCCAGAGGGCAGTCTCGGTTCTATTTTTACGTGGTCTTCGGCGATATGAACGCCGGCGAAGCCCCTGATAGCTATATCAATGGATCCTCCCATGATCCCGGTGTGTATACCCTCAAGGGTGGTACCTCCCTTTACGTCGTGGATATCCGCTTCCAGGACGTCGAAGAACCATTCCCGGGAAGCTTTTCTCATACCGAGTATGTGGGAAACATAACAGTGCACTACCTTGCTAAGGGTCGAGCCGTGGCTTGTCCTGGTCTCGTAATACTCATAGTTATCCCTCAGCATCCTCTTGGTTATCTTGTAGCCGAGCCTTTCAAAAAGATCCTTTATCTCATTGAACGGGATCAGATAAAAAAGCATGAGCACGTCCGCCTGTTTGGCCACCTTGTAATCGTCCGGGGACTTACCCTCGGCTTTAAGTATCCTGTCCATGCGGTGTATGTTCTTGTACTTTTTCCTGTAAGCTTCCCAGTCAAGCTCCTTGAGATCGAAATATCCTTTGAACTGGCTTATTATCCCTTTTTCGTTGATTATGACGTTCATTTTCCGGGAGATATCTTCCCATCTTTGAAGTTCCTTTTCGCTGATCCCTATTTTCTTCCTGAGCTGCCTTCGCCGGTCGGCGGGAAGGATCTCCAGGACCTCCCTGGCCTTCATGAGCATCCAGACTATCAGCATGTTGCTGTAAAAATTGTCCCTGAACCCGGCCTTTCGGGAAAACGGGAGTTTCTCGTGGAACTCATCAGGTCCCATCAGGCCTTCGGTATGGTATCTGCCGTCCTCTTCGTCATAAACGCATAGGCTGGAACCGAACTTTGCTATGGAAAGGATGAGCTCCGCTCCGTAATCCGCAAGGAACTTCCGGTTGCCCGTGATGACCCAGTTTCTCCAGACGTTATAAGCTATCGAGAAAGAAACGTG from Candidatus Omnitrophota bacterium harbors:
- a CDS encoding dinitrogenase iron-molybdenum cofactor; its protein translation is MRIAISTDSGKVSAHFGRCPSFTIIDVEEGELIKKEELANPGHHPGFLPRFLHEKGVESIIAGGMGRNAMDLFARQGIETLVGVSGPVEEVIKSILTGTLEGGESLCRPGGGKGYGLDKTECDHPEEER
- a CDS encoding CBS domain-containing protein, giving the protein MKKDFNNKLKTLDKKIKKIKARDMMTEEVITIGRNEDLYKAADLMIKNRISGIPVVSRGGKIQGIITENDLFMVMDMVKSGDVTFDNNKKGVIPPVNFAMSVEVNTITKDTTLDEIIVLMKYKNQHTIPVLEKGKLVGIIGKQDVFKKFYSAVKSC
- a CDS encoding 4Fe-4S dicluster domain-containing protein, producing the protein MIAKVDLDKCTGCSACVDSCPVNAIIMENDKAVVGEECIGCGACVDVCPMGAITVS
- a CDS encoding transcriptional repressor → MPERRRFGRANWHRRFKGLGYRITIPRKAIMEVLHRTKKHLSAEDIYMEVHNLYPQVGLTTVYRTLELLTEMGLVSKFDFGDGRARYELVSDPKEDHHHHLICTRCKRVINYSEFIDEELEFLKRAEKGLSEKYNFDIKNHVFQFYGLCDRCKNKE
- a CDS encoding pyridine nucleotide-disulfide oxidoreductase, encoding MSVETDILIVGAGPAGIVCGVTARKYYPGKKITVMKNIEQGVVPCGIPYMFASLNSPEENKLGTASLEKNKIDVVIDEAIRIDRPARKVATKSGNECFYEKLILATGSSPIIPPIEGVDKKGIYPIHKDMEYLKLSIEDIKKAKNVLIVGGGFIGVEFADELSSMEGLNVHLVEMLPDILANSFDPEFSGMARTRLEAKGVNVLTDVRVDEFTGEGKVEKAIFSNGDEVPVDAVILGIGAFPNTALAVDAGLELGHSKGIWVDEYMRTVDPDIFAVGDCAGKRDFYTRKVTPVMLASTATAEARIAGANLYRLKVVRENKGTIAIYSTYVDGLVLGSAGLTEGSARREGFEIVAGSVEVMDKHPAAMPDVSQVKIKLIFSKQSGIIMGGQVAGGMSAGEIINIIGMAIQQRVSLSELETLQMATHPYLTSAPTMYPLVLAAQNVKEVEDVLEQKV
- a CDS encoding response regulator, yielding MKTGKILIVEGDLTFSKVLQTQLRDAGYVVDAQQTGQKALEELKREWVDLLIVSSNLQGEMDGFGFIKAVKKNKGLSKIPILMTSNKPGIKKVVEKLGVEDFFEKPSKVDVLKKRAEEILEKKGQVNVDRM
- a CDS encoding dinitrogenase iron-molybdenum cofactor biosynthesis protein, producing MRICVTSQADTLDSQVDPRFGRCPYFMIVDTETMDFEAVQNPNVTGMGGVGVQSGQLMSEKKVKAVLTGNVGPNAFRTLKAGGIDIYAGVSGTVKEAVQKYKNGGLKPVDDASVDSKFGMG